A segment of the Candidatus Sumerlaea chitinivorans genome:
CTGCGCGGAGCCGGTTTCTTCGAAAGGCTCGAGCAGGATCCACATCGCTTAAGACGACACGGGATTGAAGTGCAGAGCAACAGGATTTGCAGCGAGTGAAATGACGACACATGAGTTACGATCACACCCGCACCAAAGCGAGATTTTTCTTTGAGCACTATTTGCCACGGTACTTGCCGCGCTTACTTAAGCGACAGTGGGAAATCTGGCGTGGGGTGCGGGGCCAATTGCTCGACCTTTATCTTTTCGTCACGAATCAGTGTAACGCCCGATGCAAGCACTGTTTCTATATCGAGGAGCTGGGGTATGTGCCCGGCGAGATGCGCTTGGCCGATTATGAACGTCTTGCCCCCACTTTGCCGCAATTGGAGCGGATCTTTCTAACAGGCGGGGAGGCGATCCTTCATCCTGACTGCCCAGACATTGCACTCCTGCTTGGGCGCACAACGCGGGCGCAACGCCTTACCCTAATCACGAACGGTTTTCTGCCAGACAAAATTGAGGCATTCTGCCAACGGCTCTTGGGCTCTGGGCAACTGCCCGGAGTCTTGGATATTCTTGTTTCGCTGGACGGGTTGGAGGCGACTCACAACGAAGTGCGGCAGAATCCTCAGGCATGGACAAAAGCACACGAAACGCTTCATCGCCTCCAAACTCTCAAAATGCAATCGCCAACCAATTTTGATTTCGGCGTGATCACCATCATCACCTCGCGCAATTGGCGTGAGCTGCGGCCTCTGCATGAGTATTTGAAAGCAGAGTTTCCAGCGGTTCGGCAGGGATTTGAGTTTGTGCGTGGCACGAATTTTAGCTTGTGGGGTCTTGCCCCAGAATATCGCGCTGAATTTAACCCGCCGGAGGACGCATTGCCCCCGCCGGAAGTGTGGGACGACATTCTCGCCACTTTGGACGCGATTAATCGTGAAAGTGGCCTCGCGAATCACTCCTTTCAGGTGACCACGCATTTCACGGTGAAAATGCTGCGGACCAAACGCAAGCTGGTGGACTGCGTTTCAGCAGGTCAAAACGTGGCAGTGATTTATCCGACCGGTGACGTTGCTGTGTGCGAGTTCTCGAAACCGTTCGCGAATCTGAAGGACTTTGACACGGATTTCGGGAAGCTATGGAATTCCGAGCAAGCGGAGGCAATGCGCAGAGCCACAAGCCGTTGCTGGTGCACCCATGGCTGCTATCTTTCCCGCAACATCGAGTATTCACTTGCGGGTCATTGGGCAATGCTGAAGAACCTGTAAGGCCATGCATGACGTGTGTTGTGAAATTGCAGCGGAGACCTCGTCGTTCGATGGAGTGCACTCTACCGACGGCTCGCCTTTTGTCTCGGTCATCATTGTCACCTACAATCGCTGCGCAGACCTTGAAGTGGCACTCGAAAGCTTGAAGGAGCAAGTTGGCGTCCAACTTGAGGTGGTGGTGGTGGACAACGCATCCACAGACGGCACAGCAGAATTCCTTCAGCGCTGGGAAGGCCTCCCTCTCATTGTTTATTCTGCTCCACGCAATCTCGGAGCAAGCGTGGGGCGCAACATAGGCATTCGCTTAAGCCGCGCCCCATACGTCGCTTTCATGGACTCCGATGCGCGGGCACTCGATCCCGATCTCATTCGGCGGCTTTGGGACGCGTTGGTTGAGGATGAAAATCTTGCAGCGACAGCCCCTGCGATCTACACGGATTTCGAGCGGAAGGAGATTTGGGTGCTGGGCGGGTATTTCGGTATCGGCGGATACCACGATTTCGCGCGGAGCCGGCAGGAGTGGCACGACCCCGACTACGTTTCCACCTGTTTTTCATTGTGGCGCAAAAAAGCCCTTGAGCAAGTACGCGGCTTTGATCCCGCCTACCCCTACATCTTCGAAGATATCGAGCTTTGCACACGAGTGCGCGACGCAGGATGGCGATACCGCGTACTTCCGGAAATGGCCGTGCAACATCGGATCAGTCAGGCGGGACGAGTTCGGCCTGAGACCTCGTTTGCTCACTATCAGTACACCGAGTGGGTGATGAATCGGTTCTTTGTGCTACGCTTGGGGCCATGGAAATTTCTGAAGCGCACCTTGTGGTGGTGGAGTCGGGAAGGTCGCCGTCAACGACATCTCGTCTATATCCATTATCCCCTGACGCGCTTCCAGTGGTTCTATCTCTTCGTATTGATCCCGCTCCTGTCTCTCCTCGCGTATCCACGGTACCGAATCGAGGTCACGCGTGACTACCTGCAGCTTGCTCCCATTGCCGCCGGTCGTGTAACCGTTTTCGGGGTGCAAACTAAGCCCCGCCAAACCTGATTTCCCTTGCCTCTACCGCCACATCTGCCTCTATTTACGTCACGTTCGGTGAAATTCAGGAAGACCGCCGGACTGGTTGCTCGTCGCAAGGGGAGTGTAACGACAAGGGCCCCATCTGTGAATATTTGAAGGTGACGTAAGGACTCATGCTCGGGAGTCGAAGTGATCCAGTAGTCAAAATTGCCAATGGGTGGTTTTTTCAATGGCTTCGAGCGCACCTTCGCGGCCCCCTCTCCTTAGCTTTGCTTGGAACCATTGTGGTCATCGCTGGCGGGTTTTATCTTCGCGCAGCTACGAAGTCCTTCGGTCTGCCCTATCCGTATTATTGGGATGAGCCAGAAATCCTGCACCCGGCAATAAGAGTATTGCGCAATGGCCAATATCGCGCAGAAAACTTTGCCTATGGCCCCATGAATGTCTATATCCATGCCGCGTGGGGAGCCATTACCTACCTACGTGGCATTGGTTGGGCCGGCATAAATACGATTTGGGATCTACGGTCTAATAAAGATACCGGTTGGTATTGGTCTGTCACATGGCCTTACTTTTATGAGCAGGCTCGCTTACTTAGCGCTATCTTATGGTTAGGGACGGCTATCAGCCTGGCCGGGGCTGCATGGAAATACATCGGGAAATGGGCTGCCTTCTGGACAGCATGCGCTTTAACCTTTAACTATACGACGCTAAATTTGTTTTCGCGTGTGAGTGTTGATGCACAGGCGATCTCTGCCGCCGCCGTAGCTATCTGGGCGAGTGCTCACATTCTTGAGACTCGAGCAAGATGGGCGTATGTGACCGCAATCATTAGTTCGGCCCTTGCAGCAAGTTGCAAATATATTCTTTGGCCCGCGATTCTTCTTCCATTTCTTGCCCATCTTTTAAGCACGCGCTCGGCCGAACGCCGGTTCTTTGATGTGCGCCTTACATTGATGTGTGTTGGGGTTGGGGCTGCCCTGAGCGTTTTCCTTTTGCCAGCACTTCTCGATCCCCCGAGATTTCTTCACGCTTTAGCAAACGAAGCTACATTTTACGCAGGAGGTGAAGTTTGGGAACTGGGATTCTGGACTCAGCTGAAGAAAAGCCTCATTAATGTTGCGGAATTGATAGGAATAATACATTCCACAACACCCCATTGGATGCGGGTTATTGGTATTCTGTATTTAGCGATATTAGGGGTGGGAGTTTATGCTTTGTCTTTAAATAACAGAAGATTGTTAGGGTTGTTATTAATTCCTGCGGCCCTAAATGTCTGGCAAATTAGTGGCTATCCTGGGAAGTTCTTTCCAAGGAACCTTCTATTTACGTTGTTGTGTCTGGCTCTGGTGGGGGGAGCCGGCTGGCAGGCGGCCCTTACAGCCCTTTCAAGCTGGAGTAAAACGGGAATTTTGAAAAAGGTACGTGTTTTTCTACCTTGTCTTGTTC
Coding sequences within it:
- a CDS encoding Radical SAM domain heme biosynthesis protein translates to MSYDHTRTKARFFFEHYLPRYLPRLLKRQWEIWRGVRGQLLDLYLFVTNQCNARCKHCFYIEELGYVPGEMRLADYERLAPTLPQLERIFLTGGEAILHPDCPDIALLLGRTTRAQRLTLITNGFLPDKIEAFCQRLLGSGQLPGVLDILVSLDGLEATHNEVRQNPQAWTKAHETLHRLQTLKMQSPTNFDFGVITIITSRNWRELRPLHEYLKAEFPAVRQGFEFVRGTNFSLWGLAPEYRAEFNPPEDALPPPEVWDDILATLDAINRESGLANHSFQVTTHFTVKMLRTKRKLVDCVSAGQNVAVIYPTGDVAVCEFSKPFANLKDFDTDFGKLWNSEQAEAMRRATSRCWCTHGCYLSRNIEYSLAGHWAMLKNL
- a CDS encoding Glycosyl transferase, group 2 family protein translates to MHDVCCEIAAETSSFDGVHSTDGSPFVSVIIVTYNRCADLEVALESLKEQVGVQLEVVVVDNASTDGTAEFLQRWEGLPLIVYSAPRNLGASVGRNIGIRLSRAPYVAFMDSDARALDPDLIRRLWDALVEDENLAATAPAIYTDFERKEIWVLGGYFGIGGYHDFARSRQEWHDPDYVSTCFSLWRKKALEQVRGFDPAYPYIFEDIELCTRVRDAGWRYRVLPEMAVQHRISQAGRVRPETSFAHYQYTEWVMNRFFVLRLGPWKFLKRTLWWWSREGRRQRHLVYIHYPLTRFQWFYLFVLIPLLSLLAYPRYRIEVTRDYLQLAPIAAGRVTVFGVQTKPRQT